The following proteins come from a genomic window of Coffea arabica cultivar ET-39 chromosome 11c, Coffea Arabica ET-39 HiFi, whole genome shotgun sequence:
- the LOC113715843 gene encoding uncharacterized protein, whose translation MGLGNTIVDENDASNQDRAKAMIFLRRHLDEGLKVEYLTVKDPLVLWRDLKERFDHLKLVIFPKARYDWLHLRLQDFKSVDEYHSAMFRITSQLSLCGEKVTDENMLEKTFSIFHVSNMLLQQQYREKGFKKYSELIACLLLAEQNNELLLKNHESRPTGASSFPEANATQFQNFVRGRRR comes from the coding sequence ATGGGTCTTGGTAATACCATTGTTGATGAGAATGATGCCTCAAACCAAGACCGTGCTAAGGCCATGATTTTTCTTCGTCGTCATTTAGATGAAGGATTAAAAGTAGAATATCTTACTGTCAAAGATCCTCTTGTCCTTTGGCGAGATTTGAAAGAAAGATTCGATCACCTGAAGTTGGTCATTTTTCCAAAAGCCCGATATGATTGGCTCCACTTACGACTACAAGATTTCAAATCTGTCGACGAATATCATTCAGCTATGTTTAGAATTACTTCTCAATTATCATTGTGTGGCGAAAAGGTCACTGATGAAAATATGTTAGAAAAAACATTCTCTATTTTTCATGTCTCTAATATGCTCCTGCAGCAGCAATATAGAGAGAAAGGATTTAAGAAATATTCTGAACTTATTGCATGTCTCCTCTTGGctgaacaaaataatgaattattGCTGAAAAATCACGAGTCCCGACCAACTGGTGCAAGTTCATTCCCTGAAGCGAATGCgactcaatttcaaaattttgttcgAGGTCGTAGACGTTGA
- the LOC113717126 gene encoding UDP-glycosyltransferase 91D1-like, whose translation MAGKSGSLRVVMFPWLAFGHFIPFLDLSKFIAQRGHKVSFISTPKNVDRLPKIPLEFASSITYVKIPLPRVDGLPENVEATVDLGGLDVAVLKKAYDGLEPELTRFLGYSAPDWIIYDFAPYWLPPIAAKLNISKSFFSIYSAFSMAFLAPPFEALIAGADPRTKVEDFTVPPKWIPFESKVAFKLHESRWMLESRNLDGSGVSDLYRVGSVVKGADVILMRHCHEFEGQWLKLVEDLQARPLIPVGLMPPPVEKSSLENNESWIAIKDWLDGQGKGSVVYVALGSEVSLNQLQLSELALGLESSGVPFFWALRNPSGLPGGFEDRVKGRGIVWKNWAPQLNILSHDSVGGFLTHCGWGSSIEGLMFGHPLIMLPFVIDTGLIARVLEEKLVGIEIPRNDVDGSYTSDSVANSVRLVMVENEGKVFKDKAKEIGAIFGDQDLHNSYLQKSVDYLEKNRNESK comes from the coding sequence ATGGCAGGCAAATCCGGCAGCTTACGTGTTGTCATGTTTCCttggttagctttcggccattTCATCCCTTTTCTAGATCTCTCCAAATTCATTGCTCAAAGGGGTCACAAAGTTAGCTTCATTTCCACCCCTAAAAACGTCGATCGCCTCCCCAAAATCCCCCTAGAGTTTGCTTCTTCTATTACCTATGTAAAAATCCCACTTCCCCGAGTTGATGGACTTCCGGAAAATGTGGAGGCCACCGTAGACCTCGGTGGTCTTGATGTTGCCGTTCTCAAGAAAGCCTACGACGGACTTGAGCCTGAGTTGACTCGTTTCTTGGGATACTCAGCTCCGGACTGGATCATTTACGACTTTGCCCCATATTGGTTACCTCCCATCGCAGCTAAGCTCAACATATCTAAATcattcttttctatttatagcGCTTTCTCTATGGCATTCTTGGCACCCCCTTTTGAAGCATTGATCGCCGGTGCTGATCCCAGAACTAAGGTCGAGGATTTTACGGTTCCACCGAAGTGGATCCCATTCGAGAGTAAAGTGGCTTTTAAATTACACGAGAGTAGATGGATGTTGGAATCTAGGAACCTAGATGGATCGGGTGTATCGGATTTGTATCGGGTTGGATCGGTTGTAAAGGGTGCAGATGTTATATTAATGAGACATTGCCACGAGTTTGAAGGCCAGTGGTTGAAGTTGGTGGAAGATTTGCAAGCACGGCCTTTAATACCGGTGGGATTAATGCCACCCCCGGTGGAAAAAAGCAGCTTGGAGAACAATGAGTCATGGATTGCAATCAAGGATTGGCTTGATGGTCAAGGTAAAGGCTCAGTGGTTTATGTGGCACTTGGGAGTGAGGTATCACTGAATCAACTCCAACTCAGTGAGCTAGCTCTGGGGCTCGAGTCATCCGGGGTACCATTTTTCTGGGCTCTAAGGAATCCATCTGGCCTGCCAGGAGGGTTTGAAGATAGAGTCAAGGGAAGGGGTATTGTTTGGAAGAATTGGGCACCTCAGCTTAACATACTGAGTCATGATTCAGTGGGTGGATTCCTGACTCACTGCGGGTGGGGTTCGAGTATAGAGGGGCTCATGTTTGGTCATCCGCTCATTATGCTGCCGTTTGTCATAGACACGGGGTTGATTGCTAGGGTGCTAGAGGAGAAACTGGTGGGGATAGAAATACCAAGAAATGATGTAGATGGATCGTACACGAGCGACTCGGTTGCCAACTCGGTAAGGTTGGTTATGGTGGAAAATGAAGGTAAAGTCTTCAAGGACAAAGCTAAAGAAATTGGTGCAATATTTGGAGATCAGGATTTGCACAACAGTTATCTACAGAAGTCTGTAGATTACTTGGAAAAGAACAGAAATGAATCCAAATAA